The following coding sequences are from one Triticum dicoccoides isolate Atlit2015 ecotype Zavitan chromosome 4A, WEW_v2.0, whole genome shotgun sequence window:
- the LOC119288975 gene encoding putative receptor protein kinase ZmPK1 produces MLVLRSMRPFVLVLLITVCGLSLLIACPPAVAAARESLARGASIAVEDYATDFLRSPGGTFACGFYRVSSTVFTFSVWFTRAKERSVVWTADRTRPVHSKGSRLTLDKRGGALILTDYDGEPVWNSTVAGAPTASRARLRDTGNLVVEDADGRALWQSFHFPTDTLLPTQSLTATTRLVSSRDGRLLSSGYYSLGFSDYAMLSLFYDNGNFSSIYWPNPYNNYVANNRRIYNFTREAAMDALGNFLSSDNANFQAADFAAAGVRRRLTLDADGNLRAYSLDAAKGTWAVSWMAFRNPCTIHGVCGANAVCLYAPAPSCACAPGHEQTDPGDWTRGCRPTFRQHQCGKPTRTRTKLMALPHSDFWGYDLNDGEILPLAACARRCRANCACVAFQHKANMECYLKSVLFNGRTFPGLPGTVYIKVPVDFVVPEFHVHQWQSHVHGGLAILEENITVCGDRAAQKVVLNATALSRKHVGDAAGKPVWPYLYGFLSALLVVEALVIGLGCLLFSRKGLFTRSSPVYPMDEGYRLILLTTSFQRYSYAAIKKATGNFADEIGRGGSGVVYRGVLEDGRVVAVKALTTSVSRSHGEEEFQAELSVIGRIYHMNLVRIIGCCSQGKHRILVSEFIENGSLATMLFSDEDGDGDGGDDHDVLAWSQRFRIAVGVARGLAYLHSECLEWIIHCDMKPENILLDRDLEPKITDFGLAKLLDRRPEGSASRAGREANPSGRIRGTRGYMAPEWVSSLAISDKVDVYSFGVVLLELVKGVRVADGDQNTDVRAVAKAVGEKMHSGSVDDLVDGRLAGDFNRAQVKVVVGVALSCLEEERNRRPSMSAVVQALVSVEDA; encoded by the coding sequence ATGCTAGTGCTACGATCGATGAGACCCTTCGTCCTGGTGCTTTTGATCACTGTCTGTGGTTTGAGCTTGTTGATCGCATGTCCGCCAGCCGTCGCGGCGGCGCGCGAGAGCCTCGCCCGGGGCGCCTCCATCGCCGTCGAGGACTATGCCACCGACTTCCTGCGCTCGCCGGGCGGCACCTTCGCCTGCGGCTTCTACCGCGTCTCCTCCACCGTTTTCACCTTCTCCGTCTGGTTCACGCGCGCCAAGGAACGCTCCGTCGTCTGGACCGCCGACCGCACGCGCCCTGTCCACAGCAAGGGCTCGCGCCTCACGCTGGACAAGCGCGGCGGCGCGCTCATCCTCACCGACTACGACGGCGAGCCGGTCTGGAACTCCACCGTGGCCGGCGCCCCGACGGCCTCGCGCGCCCGGCTCCGCGACACCGGCAACCTTGTCGTGGAGGACGCCGACGGGAGGGCGCTGTGGCAGAGTTTCCACTTCCCCACGGACACGCTGCTGCCGACGCAGAGCCTCACCGCGACGACGCGCCTGGTGTCGTCGCGCGACGGCAGGCTGCTCTCCTCCGGCTACTACAGCCTCGGGTTCAGCGACTACGCCATGCTCTCCCTCTTCTACGACAACGGCAACTTCTCCAGCATCTACTGGCCCAACCCCTACAACAACTACGTCGCCAACAACCGCAGGATCTACAATTTCACCCGCGAGGCCGCCATGGACGCGCTCGGCAACTTCCTCTCCAGCGACAACGCCAACTTCCAGGCGGCCGACTTCGCCGCCGCCGGTGTCCGGAGGAGGCTCACGCTCGACGCGGACGGCAACCTCAGGGCGTACAGCCTGGACGCGGCGAAGGGGACGTGGGCGGTGTCGTGGATGGCGTTCCGCAACCCCTGCACCATCCACGGCGTCTGCGGCGCCAACGCGGTGTGCCTCTACGCGCCGGCGCCTTCCTGCGCCTGCGCGCCGGGGCACGAGCAGACCGACCCCGGCGACTGGACCAGAGGGTGCCGGCCGACTTTCCGGCAGCACCAGTGCGGGAAGCCGACGCGGACGCGGACGAAGCTGATGGCACTGCCGCACTCCGACTTCTGGGGCTACGACCTCAACGACGGCGAGATCCTGCCGTTGGCGGCGTGCGCCAGGAGGTGCCGCGCCAACTGCGCATGCGTCGCGTTCCAGCACAAGGCCAACATGGAGTGCTACCTCAAAAGCGTCCTCTTCAACGGCAGGACGTTCCCCGGCTTGCCGGGGACGGTGTACATCAAGGTCCCGGTCGACTTCGTCGTCCCGGAGTTCCACGTCCACCAATGGCAATCGCACGTACACGGCGGCCTTGCCATCCTTGAGGAGAATATCACCGTCTGCGGCGACCGCGCCGCTCAAAAGGTCGTCCTCAACGCCACCGCCTTGTCACGCAAGCACGTCGGTGACGCCGCGGGGAAACCGGTGTGGCCGTACCTGTACGGGTTCCTGTCGGCGCTGCTCGTCGTGGAGGCCCTTGTCATCGGGCTCGGCTGCCTGCTCTTCTCCAGGAAGGGACTGTTCACGCGGTCCTCTCCGGTGTACCCCATGGACGAAGGCTACAGACTCATCCTCCTCACCACAAGCTTCCAGAGGTACAGCTACGCggcgatcaagaaggccacggggaaCTTCGCCGACGAGATCGGCCGCGGCGGGTCTGGCGTGGTGTACAGGGGCGTTCTCGAGGACGGCCGGGTCGTGGCCGTCAAGGCGCTGACGACGAGCGTGAGCCGCTCCCACGGGGAGGAGGAGTTCCAGGCGGAGCTGAGCGTGATCGGCAGGATCTACCACATGAACCTGGTGAGGATCATCGGCTGCTGCTCCCAAGGCAAGCACCGCATCCTCGTCTCCGAGTTCATCGAGAACGGCTCGCTCGCCACGATGTTGTTCTCGGAcgaagacggcgacggcgacggcggcgatgaTCACGACGTCCTCGCGTGGAGCCAGCGGTTCCGGATCGCCGTCGGCGTGGCCAGGGGCCTCGCCTATCTGCACAGCGAGTGCCTCGAGTGGATCATCCACTGCGACATGAAGCCGGAGAACATACTGCTGGACCGTGATCTGGAGCCCAAGATCACCGACTTCGGGCTCGCCAAGCTGCTGGACCGCCGCCCTGAGGGGTCCGCCTCTCGCGCAGGGCGGGAGGCGAACCCGTCGGGGCGGATCAGGGGGACGAGGGGGTACATGGCGCCGGAATGGGTGTCGAGCCTGGCCATCAGCGACAAGGTCGACGTGTACAGCTTCggcgtcgtgctgctggagctggTGAAAGGGGTCAGGGTGGCGGACGGCGACCAGAATACGGACGTCAGGGCCGTGGCCAAGGCCGTGGGCGAGAAGATGCATTCCGGCAGCGTGGATGATCTTGTGGATGGCCGGCTCGCCGGCGACTTTAACCGCGCACAGGTGAAGGTGGTGGTTGGTGTTGCCTTGTCGtgcttggaggaggagaggaaccggcgGCCGAGCATGAGCGCGGTGGTGCAGGCGCTCGTCTCCGTTGAAGATGCGTGA
- the LOC119286201 gene encoding glutamine--fructose-6-phosphate aminotransferase [isomerizing] 2-like isoform X2, protein MCGIFAYLNYCAPRDRRYVLEVLLNGLRRLEYRGYDSSGIALDADLPPPGSAAAYAGAPPLVFRQEGKIDNLVRSVYSEVDEKGVNLDATFSVHAGIAHTRWATHGVPAPKNSHPQSSGTGDEFLVVHNGIITNYEILKETLIRHGFTFESDTDTEVIPKLAKFVFDQACDGEGDMTFSQVVMEVMRQLEGAYALIFKSPHYPNELIACKRGSTLILGVNEVSDQNSAKSFQNVKSLTTNGSPREFFFSSDLCAIVEHTKNYLAIEDNEIIHIKDGSVSILKFDKEKEKPASLQRALSVLEMEVEQIKKGSYDHFMQKEIHEQPHSLTTTMRGRLKDSGVVLGGLKEHLKTLRRSRRVIFIGCGTSYNAALAARPFVEELTGIPVTMEVASDLLDRQGPIYREDTAVFVSQSGETADTLLALEYALEKGALCVGVTNTVGSTLSRKTHCGIHINAGCEIGVASTKAYTSQIVVMAMIALAIGSDQLSTQPRRESIITGLSSLPSHVSEVLKLDAEMKELASSLIDSESLLVFGRGYNYATALEGALKVKEVALMHSEGMLAGEMKHGPLALVDENLPIIVIATRDSCFSKQKSVIQQLLSRKGRLIIMCSEGDISAVGPSASCRVIQVPEVADCLQPVINIIPLQLLAYHLTVLRGFDVDQPRNLAKSVTTQ, encoded by the exons ATGTGCGGGATCTTCGCCTACCTCAACTACTGTGCGCCGCGGGATCGACGGTATGTCCTCGAGGTCCTCCTCAACGGCCTCCGCCGCCTCGAGTACCGCGGCTACGACTCCTCCGGCATAGCCCTCGACGCGGACCTCCCGCCGCCTGGTTCCGCGGCGGCGTACGCGGGGGCGCCGCCACTCGTGTTCCGCCAGGAGGGAAAGATCGATAACCTCGTGCGATCCGTCTACTCCG AGGTTGATGAGAAGGGTGTGAACCTGGATGCCACATTTTCCGTTCACGCCGGAATCGCTCACACCAGGTGGGCTACACATGGCGTGCCTGCCCCAAAGAACAGCCACCCCCAATCCTCTGGCACCGGTGATGAGTTCTTGGTCGTCCACAACGGAATTATCACAAACTATGAG ATTCTGAAAGAGACACTGATTCGACACGGGTTCACCTTTGAGTCTGATACCGACACAGAAGTCATCCCTAAGCTAGCGAAGTTTGTTTTTGACCAGGCTTGTGATGGAGAAG GTGATATGACATTTAGCCAAGTTGTTATGGAAGTCATGAGGCAGCTTGAAGGAGCCTATGCACTTATCTTTAAAAGTCCACACTATCCCAATGAGCTGATTGCATGCAAACGAGGCAGCACGCTGATACTTGGTGTCAAT GAAGTAAGTGATCAAAACAGCGCGAAGTCATTTCAGAATGTCAAATCCCTGACAACAAATGGAAGCCccagggagttcttcttctccagtgATTTATGTGCTATTGTAGAGCACACCAAGAATTATTTGGCTATTGAAGACAATGAAATTATTCATATAAAG GATGGTAGTGTGTCTATCCTTAAGTTTGACAAGGAAAAAGAGAAGCCAGCATCTCTGCAACGAGCATTGTCTGTTCTGGAGATGGAAGTCGAGCAAATAAAGAAAGGAAGCTATGACCACTTCATGCAAAAAGAAATCCATGAACAGCCACATTCACTGACAACAACCATGAGAGGTAGACTGAAGGATAGTGGAGTTGTTTTAGGCGGACTAAAGGAACACCTCAAAACACTTAGACGCAGTAGAAGAGTAATCTTTATTGGCTGTGGTACTAGCTATAATGCTGCCTTAGCTGCACGACCTTTTGTGGAAGAACTCACCG GTATTCCTGTGACTATGGAGGTTGCAAGTGACTTGCTGGACAGACAAGGCCCCATCTACAGAGAGGACACTGCAGTTTTTGTGAGCCAGTCAGGGGAGACAGCAGACACCCTCCTTGCTCTTGAGTATGCACTAGAAAAGGGAGCACTTTGTGTTGGCGTTACAAATACAGTGGGGAGCACGCTGTCAAGAAAAACACATTGTGGAATTCATATCAATGCTGGTTGTGAGATTGGTGTTGCCAGCACCAAG GCTTATACAAGTCAAATAGTAGTCATGGCGATGATAGCCTTGGCTATTGGATCTGATCAGTTATCCACTCAACCTAGAAGGGAGTCTATAATCACTGGTCTTTCAAGCCTTCCAA GCCATGTCAGTGAAGTTCTCAAGCTTGATGCTGAAATGAAGGAACTCGCATCTTCACTAATCGACTCGGAGTCACTCCTTGTGTTTGGAAGAGGTTATAACTATGccactgccttggagggtgctctcaaAGTTAAGGAGGTCGCGCTGATGCACAGCGAAGGCATGCTTGCTGGCGAGATGAAGCACGGGCCACTAGCCCTGGTGGATGAAAATCTTCCCATCATCGTCATCGCAACACGCGACTCGTGCTTCAG CAAGCAGAAGTCGGTGATTCAGCAGCTCCTTTCTCGCAAGGGGCGTTTGATCATAATGTGCTCTGAAGGGGACATCTCCGCCGTCGGTCCTAGTGCATCCTGCAGGGTAATTCAGGTTCCAGAGGTCGCTGACTGTCTCCAGCCAGTGATCAACATAATTCCGTTGCAG TTGCTGGCATACCACCTTACTGTTCTCCGTGGATTCGATGTCGACCAGCCAAGGAATCTGGCCAAGAGCGTGACTACACAGTAA
- the LOC119286201 gene encoding glutamine--fructose-6-phosphate aminotransferase [isomerizing] 2-like isoform X1, which yields MCGIFAYLNYCAPRDRRYVLEVLLNGLRRLEYRGYDSSGIALDADLPPPGSAAAYAGAPPLVFRQEGKIDNLVRSVYSEVDEKGVNLDATFSVHAGIAHTRWATHGVPAPKNSHPQSSGTGDEFLVVHNGIITNYEILKETLIRHGFTFESDTDTEVIPKLAKFVFDQACDGEGDMTFSQVVMEVMRQLEGAYALIFKSPHYPNELIACKRGSTLILGVNEVSDQNSAKSFQNVKSLTTNGSPREFFFSSDLCAIVEHTKNYLAIEDNEIIHIKDGSVSILKFDKEKEKPASLQRALSVLEMEVEQIKKGSYDHFMQKEIHEQPHSLTTTMRGRLKDSGVVLGGLKEHLKTLRRSRRVIFIGCGTSYNAALAARPFVEELTGIPVTMEVASDLLDRQGPIYREDTAVFVSQSGETADTLLALEYALEKGALCVGVTNTVGSTLSRKTHCGIHINAGCEIGVASTKAYTSQIVVMAMIALAIGSDQLSTQPRRESIITGLSSLPSTTNWINNLPCHVSEVLKLDAEMKELASSLIDSESLLVFGRGYNYATALEGALKVKEVALMHSEGMLAGEMKHGPLALVDENLPIIVIATRDSCFSKQKSVIQQLLSRKGRLIIMCSEGDISAVGPSASCRVIQVPEVADCLQPVINIIPLQLLAYHLTVLRGFDVDQPRNLAKSVTTQ from the exons ATGTGCGGGATCTTCGCCTACCTCAACTACTGTGCGCCGCGGGATCGACGGTATGTCCTCGAGGTCCTCCTCAACGGCCTCCGCCGCCTCGAGTACCGCGGCTACGACTCCTCCGGCATAGCCCTCGACGCGGACCTCCCGCCGCCTGGTTCCGCGGCGGCGTACGCGGGGGCGCCGCCACTCGTGTTCCGCCAGGAGGGAAAGATCGATAACCTCGTGCGATCCGTCTACTCCG AGGTTGATGAGAAGGGTGTGAACCTGGATGCCACATTTTCCGTTCACGCCGGAATCGCTCACACCAGGTGGGCTACACATGGCGTGCCTGCCCCAAAGAACAGCCACCCCCAATCCTCTGGCACCGGTGATGAGTTCTTGGTCGTCCACAACGGAATTATCACAAACTATGAG ATTCTGAAAGAGACACTGATTCGACACGGGTTCACCTTTGAGTCTGATACCGACACAGAAGTCATCCCTAAGCTAGCGAAGTTTGTTTTTGACCAGGCTTGTGATGGAGAAG GTGATATGACATTTAGCCAAGTTGTTATGGAAGTCATGAGGCAGCTTGAAGGAGCCTATGCACTTATCTTTAAAAGTCCACACTATCCCAATGAGCTGATTGCATGCAAACGAGGCAGCACGCTGATACTTGGTGTCAAT GAAGTAAGTGATCAAAACAGCGCGAAGTCATTTCAGAATGTCAAATCCCTGACAACAAATGGAAGCCccagggagttcttcttctccagtgATTTATGTGCTATTGTAGAGCACACCAAGAATTATTTGGCTATTGAAGACAATGAAATTATTCATATAAAG GATGGTAGTGTGTCTATCCTTAAGTTTGACAAGGAAAAAGAGAAGCCAGCATCTCTGCAACGAGCATTGTCTGTTCTGGAGATGGAAGTCGAGCAAATAAAGAAAGGAAGCTATGACCACTTCATGCAAAAAGAAATCCATGAACAGCCACATTCACTGACAACAACCATGAGAGGTAGACTGAAGGATAGTGGAGTTGTTTTAGGCGGACTAAAGGAACACCTCAAAACACTTAGACGCAGTAGAAGAGTAATCTTTATTGGCTGTGGTACTAGCTATAATGCTGCCTTAGCTGCACGACCTTTTGTGGAAGAACTCACCG GTATTCCTGTGACTATGGAGGTTGCAAGTGACTTGCTGGACAGACAAGGCCCCATCTACAGAGAGGACACTGCAGTTTTTGTGAGCCAGTCAGGGGAGACAGCAGACACCCTCCTTGCTCTTGAGTATGCACTAGAAAAGGGAGCACTTTGTGTTGGCGTTACAAATACAGTGGGGAGCACGCTGTCAAGAAAAACACATTGTGGAATTCATATCAATGCTGGTTGTGAGATTGGTGTTGCCAGCACCAAG GCTTATACAAGTCAAATAGTAGTCATGGCGATGATAGCCTTGGCTATTGGATCTGATCAGTTATCCACTCAACCTAGAAGGGAGTCTATAATCACTGGTCTTTCAAGCCTTCCAAGTACGACAAATTGGATCAACAACctaccat GCCATGTCAGTGAAGTTCTCAAGCTTGATGCTGAAATGAAGGAACTCGCATCTTCACTAATCGACTCGGAGTCACTCCTTGTGTTTGGAAGAGGTTATAACTATGccactgccttggagggtgctctcaaAGTTAAGGAGGTCGCGCTGATGCACAGCGAAGGCATGCTTGCTGGCGAGATGAAGCACGGGCCACTAGCCCTGGTGGATGAAAATCTTCCCATCATCGTCATCGCAACACGCGACTCGTGCTTCAG CAAGCAGAAGTCGGTGATTCAGCAGCTCCTTTCTCGCAAGGGGCGTTTGATCATAATGTGCTCTGAAGGGGACATCTCCGCCGTCGGTCCTAGTGCATCCTGCAGGGTAATTCAGGTTCCAGAGGTCGCTGACTGTCTCCAGCCAGTGATCAACATAATTCCGTTGCAG TTGCTGGCATACCACCTTACTGTTCTCCGTGGATTCGATGTCGACCAGCCAAGGAATCTGGCCAAGAGCGTGACTACACAGTAA